A window of Conger conger chromosome 13, fConCon1.1, whole genome shotgun sequence contains these coding sequences:
- the LOC133108701 gene encoding uncharacterized protein LOC133108701, producing MLCVEVSARSSSAPKLNLIGQCTSGPTFWWTKPPVPVSSRPPADTASEVGVEPFDGHREGACIRGGPRRTGGGEDPAGPDPPGRRSHPAQIEEETGSGRGAERTRSAVRQGQRAAGRIGAVLGHRESTRSLEDPAHTGARLGDRDPGTPLSGATASSGAHLRSPRPPFPVPVCPQQTTAMPAIPVRQRAQTLQHVGEQSPSEPLPLPRTPAPGPDPDRAAMLGLQDPPHRAAKLELQDPPGGPPSVCSPGTNMAAHTLVILSRTIVSQAITPPRCRGHQGAPHSCGGRKSLQHELLPRPASRSQPQLSANRSRVKRRKRLRHCLPDDLDVDKFLSSLHYDE from the exons ATGctgtgtgtcgaggtgtccgcCAGGAGCTCCAGCGCCCCCAAACTCAACCTGATTGGGCAGTGCACCAGCGGCCCAACCTTCTGGTGGACAAAGCCTCCTGTTCCAGTGAGCTCCAGACCCCCTGCAGACACG GCCAGCGAGGTTGGAGTGGAGCCGTTCGATGGCCACAGGGAAGGTGCTTGCATAAGGGGGGGGCCCCGGAGAACGGGAGGGGGTGAAGACCCGGCGGGACCGGATCCACCCGGCAGGAGATCACACCCCGCACAGATAGAGGAGGAGACGGGATCCGGAAGGGGAGCGGAGCGGACTCGCTCAGCGGTCAGACAGGGGCAGCGTGCGGCCGGGCGGATCGGGGCGGTCCTGGGGCACAGGGAGAGCACAAGATCCCTGGAggaccctgcacacacaggggccCGGCTGGGGGACAGGGACCCGGGGACGCCCCTCTCAGGGGCTACAGCTTCCTCTGGGGCCCACCTCCGTTCTCCACGGCCACCTTTCCCAGTCCCGGTCTGCCCTCAACAAACCACCGCCATGCCCGCCATCCCCGTCAGGCAGAGGGCACAGACCCTGCAGCATGTTGGGGAGCAGAGTCCTTCTGAGCCTCTGCCCCTCCCCAGAACCCCTGCCCCGGGGCCTGACCCGGACAGGGCTGCCATGTTGGGACTGCAGGACCCCCCACACAGGGCCGCCAAGTTGGAACTGCAGGACCCCCCGGGCGGCCCCCCCTCAGTCTGCAGCCCAGGCACCAACATGGCCGCCCATACGCTGGTCATACTCTCCCGCACCATCGTGTCTCAGGCCATCACCCCTCCGAGATGCaggggccaccagggggcgcccCACTCCTGCGGGGGGAGGAAGAGCCTGCAGCATGAGCTTCTCCCCCGCCCCGCTTCCAGGAGCCAGCCGCAGCTCTCAGCCAACAGGTCAAGGGTCAAG AGACGCAAGAGACTGCGGCACTGCCTCCCTGATGACCTAGATGTGGACAAGTTCCTGTCTTCCCTGCATTATGACGAATAA